The genomic stretch CAATGGAGTGTTCCTGCAGGTTGTGCCCTTCACCCGGTATATAGGCGATCACCTCGATCTTGTTTGTCAGGCGGACCTTGGCCACTTTACGCAAAGCCGAATTTGGCTTTTTAGGAGTGGTTGTGTACACCCTTGTACAAACACCACGGCGCTGCGGACAGCTGTCCAGGGCCCTGGACTTGCTTTTTGCTTTAATAACTTCTCTTCCTTTTCTTACTAATTGTTGTATTGTAGGCATTCTGTACCTTTTATTTTTAGGACGGCAAAGGTAGGGTTTATGATTTGATTTTTGAAAATTAAAGTCAAAAAAAGTCAATTTTTATTCACATTAAACAAAGAAAACCGCCCCTGGGGAGCGGTTTAAGCATATTTCCTTTTCAGTAAGATCAGATTTTGAACATCCAGCCGTGGTTATCAGCCATTTGACCATAACGGATGGCATTCAGCTGGCGCTTTAGTTCGGGGGCCGTTTTCCATTTTTCCACATCAAAGGTCATGGTATAATCCTTATAGCGCAGTTCCTTTATCGGGGATATCGTGGCCGCCGTTCCCGTGCCAAACACCTCGTACAGGATCCCAGCCCTGTGGGCATCAATGATATCATCAATACTCAGGCGCCCTTCTTCCACGTCAAAACCCATTTCCTTAAGCAAGGTAACCGCACTGTCCCTGGTAACTCCCGCCAGGATGGTCCCTGATTCCAATCCCGGCGTTATCGCCTTATTGCCAATGATGAAGAACACATTCATGGTTCCGCATTCCTGCACATATTTGTGCTCCATTGCATCCATCCACAATACCTGGTCGTAGCCTTTCAGTTTGGCCTGTGCAGTGGCATACATGGCAGCACCATAATTACCGGCAGCTTTTGCAAAACCAACGCCACCCGGTACAGCCCTTACATATTGCTCTTCTACATAAATACGCATAGGTGCACTGTAATACGGACCCGTAGGACTTAGAATGATCAAAAATTTATACTTATCGCTGGGCCTTACGCCGATCATTTCATCCGAACTGAACATGAAAGGGCGTATATAAAGCGAATGATCCGCCTGCTGGGGTATCCAGTTCTTGTCCAGTTCCACCAGCATACGCATGCCCTCCATAAAGATCTCTTCCGGAACCTGTGGCATCTGCATTCTTTCGGCAGATGCGTTGAACCTTTTATAATTGTCCAGGGGACGAAAAATGGAAACGTCCCCACTTTCATTTTTGTATGCCTTTATCCCTTCAAAAATCGCCTGGCCGTAGTGAAGCGCTGCCAGGGATGGTTCCAGTAACAGGGGCTGGTATGGTTTGATCTCTGCATTTTTCCATTCGCCATCCTCATAATCCACTTCCAGCATATGATCGGTGAAGTATTTACCAAAGGGAATATTAACGAGATTTATATCTTTTAACTTGCTCCGTTCAACTTTCGTGATATTAATATTTTCAGCTGCAATCATAATCGTTAATTTTACAGCAAAGAAACGAAAAAAACAAGATTTAACGGCGTTTTAATGAGTTTAGATAATATTCAACTTACTCCATTTGTACTTGAAAATCTGTTCAGCAAATCATTGTATGATCTGAAGCCGGCTAACCAGGATAAGGACAATACCGGACCCGGTAGTATTTTGTTTTTAGGCGACAATCAAAAAAGGATCGCCGTTCTTGTCAGTTCCCCGGAAACCATTTACTTACCCGAAGAAGAACTGAATTTCCTGCTGGGAATATTATCTGCCTGCAAACTGAGTATGGCGGATATTGCACTTATCAATATTTCAAAAAGTCCCCTGCAGTCTTATGCTGAAATTGCAGGACAGCTAAAGGCTGAAAAGGTATTCCTGTTTGGCGTTGAACCGGAGGCGTTGGGCATGCCGCTGCAGTTCCCACACTACCAGTTACAGCATTTCAATAACCAGGTTTACCTTTCTTCAGTGGCTTTGGCCCAACTGCAGGCAGATAAAAAAGAAAAGCTGAATCTCTGGAACAGCTTAAAAAAGGTTTTTTCAACAGAATAACGGCAACCAGATGGAGCATATCATATTTGCAACCAATAACCAGAATAAGGTAAATGAGGTAAGGGCTGTACTTGGAAAAAAATTCAATATCATAACCCTGGAAGAAGCAGGCATTGATATTGACATTCCGGAACCGCATGCTACGCTGGAAGAAAATGCTTCCGAAAAATCGAAAACGATATACAAGCTAACCGGCAAGAATTGTTTTAGTGAAGATACCGGGCTGGAGGTAGTGGCGCTGAACGGGGCACCCGGGGTAAAAAGTGCCCGGTATGCCGGCGAAGGCAGGAGTTTTGATGCCAATATCGAAAAGCTGCTGGATAACCTGAAACACCCAGGCAATAAAGCTGCCCGTTTCAGAACCATCATCTCGCTGATCACAGATGGTAAAGAGTATTTTTTTGAAGGGATCTGCACCGGGAAGATCATTTCAGAAAAAAGGGGGACCAATGGCTTTGGTTACGATCCTGTATTTGTTCCTGACGGCAGTGACCGGACCTTTGCAGAAATGGACCTGGAAGAAAAAAATAAGTTCAGTCACCGGAAAAAAGCGATGGAAAAACTGATCGTTTTTTTAAACAAGTAAAAGCCTTTTTAAAAAATATGGCAAGAATAAAAATTGAAGTGCCTGAAAAGATCATTGCATCCTTTTATATCCCGGTACGGATCACGGACATCAATTACGGCAACCACCTGGGCAATGATGCTTTTGTCAGCATCATCCATGAAGCAAGGGTACAATGGCTGCATCAATACGGTTACACGGAATTACGTATCGAAGAAACCGGCCTGATCATGAGCGACCTGGCCGTGGAATTCAAAAACGAATCATTTTATGGAGATGTGGTGGAAGTGAAAATAGGGGCAGGAGAAATATCCCGTGCCGGTTTTGAATTATACTATCAATTGTATGCCAAACGGGACCATGATAACGTACTGCTGGCGAAAGCAAGAACCGGCATGATCTGCTATGATTATGCCGCAAAAAAAGTGGCTGCCATTCCCGAACAATTAAAAAACATACTGATCTGACGGATCAGTCCTCGTTCCATAGCTTCCAGCTTTCCTCTGCCTGTATGACCAGCATTTCAAAGCCGTTTTTTATTGTTGCGCCCTGCTCCGCCCCCTTTTGCAGGAATAAAGTTGTAGCGGGATTATAAACCAGGTCATACAAGAGATGTTTTGAATGCAAAAATTGATATGGAATATCCGGGCAGCTATTGGTACGGGGGAAAGTGCCTAACGGGGTTGTATTGATGACCAGGCTGTGTTCGGTGATGATCTTTTCATCCAGGTCTGCATACGTTAGTGTTGACCCGTTATGTAAGTTCCTGCTTACAACCTGGTAACCGATGTTCAATCTTTGTAATACAAATTTCACCGCTTCCGCAGCGCCGCCATTACCCAGGATCAATGCATGCTTATGTTGCTCTTTAAGCAGTGGCAAAATAGAATTTTCAAAACCGGCAATATCCGTATTATACCCCAAGGCTTTCCCACCTTTGATTTTAATGCAATTACAAGCCTTTAAACCCGGCGGGATCCCCGTTGCAGTATGGAGATATTGAAATACGGATTGCTTATGTGGTATCGTAACATTCAGTCCTACCAGGTCCGGGTTATTTCTCAGCAGGTGAGGAAATTCAGTGATGGAGTGAATTGGAAAAGTCTTGTAGACACAATCAGTAATACCCTCTTTAATGAACTTTTCGGTAAAGTAATGCCCGGAAAAGGAGTGCGTTAACGGGAAACCGATGATGCCATACGTTCTCATTACCCGGCATCTTTGTTCAGATATAAATGGAATGTATCGCCCCGTAACCCGATACGCATTGCTTCCAGGGGGATCACTTCATTGGGGGGTATGTTGCCCAGGTTCACATTACAGCCGATCAGTTCCAGAAAATACAGTTGCTGGGCTTTTTGCGGAGCTTCCCAGATTATTTTTTCCTCCGGGATCTGTGTAAGGATTTCCTGCACCAGGCCTTCCCTCACCTCACCCGTACCACGGTAAATACCCACATTGCCAGCTTCTCTTGCTTCTGCAATTACATAGGTTGATCCGGCTTCCAGTTCGGCCCGCATCAGTTCGATCCATTTGTAGGGCGGAATAATATGAGCGGCATCTTTACTGCCCACTTCGCTTAAAACCACTCCCAGTTTAGCCAGTTTTTCAATGTAACCGCATTTTTCAGCATGCGGTATATTGATGGACCCGTCACTTACTTCCATGTAACTTACCCCGAACTCTTTACATACGCTGATGTAATCCTCAAACTGGTTCCTGATAAGAAATGCTTCAAACAGGGTGCCGCCAAAGTAGATGGGCATATCAAAAGACCGGTATACTTCCAGTTTTTCTTTCAGGTTGGGCGTAACATACGAGGTTCCAAATCCGAGCTTTACCACATCCACATGTGGATGGGTTACACTCATAAAATTCCTCACTTCTTCTACACTGAGTCCTTTATCCATCACCATGGTAATACCGTGGTTACGTGGTTTCTTATTCCGCTCGGGAATCTGAGTAAGTTTAAAATTCATGATCCGTTGTTTAGGAACTGCAAAGATAAGCCCGGAAAGGCATATTTGGCAAAAGGAGTAAGCAGGTAAACGTACCTAAATGGATTTTCGTTTTTTATACCGGGCAATGATATCCACCACCTGCTGTACCTGCAGTAAGGATGGATTGATCTCAATGAGTTTCTTAACCAGCCTGGGATTCCTGTCCATACCGGATTCCAGCTGCAACAACGCTTCTTTGGATTTACCCAACATGAACAGGAAGACGGTTTTATAAAACAGGAATATGGGTTTCCCATCCGTTTGTTCATAA from Chitinophagaceae bacterium encodes the following:
- a CDS encoding 30S ribosomal protein S12; its protein translation is MPTIQQLVRKGREVIKAKSKSRALDSCPQRRGVCTRVYTTTPKKPNSALRKVAKVRLTNKIEVIAYIPGEGHNLQEHSIVLIRGGRVKDLPGVRYHIVRGSLDTAGVKDRKQSRSKYGTKKEKAKK
- a CDS encoding branched-chain amino acid aminotransferase, which codes for MIAAENINITKVERSKLKDINLVNIPFGKYFTDHMLEVDYEDGEWKNAEIKPYQPLLLEPSLAALHYGQAIFEGIKAYKNESGDVSIFRPLDNYKRFNASAERMQMPQVPEEIFMEGMRMLVELDKNWIPQQADHSLYIRPFMFSSDEMIGVRPSDKYKFLIILSPTGPYYSAPMRIYVEEQYVRAVPGGVGFAKAAGNYGAAMYATAQAKLKGYDQVLWMDAMEHKYVQECGTMNVFFIIGNKAITPGLESGTILAGVTRDSAVTLLKEMGFDVEEGRLSIDDIIDAHRAGILYEVFGTGTAATISPIKELRYKDYTMTFDVEKWKTAPELKRQLNAIRYGQMADNHGWMFKI
- the rdgB gene encoding RdgB/HAM1 family non-canonical purine NTP pyrophosphatase; amino-acid sequence: MEHIIFATNNQNKVNEVRAVLGKKFNIITLEEAGIDIDIPEPHATLEENASEKSKTIYKLTGKNCFSEDTGLEVVALNGAPGVKSARYAGEGRSFDANIEKLLDNLKHPGNKAARFRTIISLITDGKEYFFEGICTGKIISEKRGTNGFGYDPVFVPDGSDRTFAEMDLEEKNKFSHRKKAMEKLIVFLNK
- a CDS encoding thioesterase family protein, coding for MARIKIEVPEKIIASFYIPVRITDINYGNHLGNDAFVSIIHEARVQWLHQYGYTELRIEETGLIMSDLAVEFKNESFYGDVVEVKIGAGEISRAGFELYYQLYAKRDHDNVLLAKARTGMICYDYAAKKVAAIPEQLKNILI
- the aroE gene encoding shikimate dehydrogenase (AroE; catalyzes the conversion of shikimate to 3-dehydroshikimate), which codes for MRTYGIIGFPLTHSFSGHYFTEKFIKEGITDCVYKTFPIHSITEFPHLLRNNPDLVGLNVTIPHKQSVFQYLHTATGIPPGLKACNCIKIKGGKALGYNTDIAGFENSILPLLKEQHKHALILGNGGAAEAVKFVLQRLNIGYQVVSRNLHNGSTLTYADLDEKIITEHSLVINTTPLGTFPRTNSCPDIPYQFLHSKHLLYDLVYNPATTLFLQKGAEQGATIKNGFEMLVIQAEESWKLWNED
- a CDS encoding phosphosulfolactate synthase — encoded protein: MNFKLTQIPERNKKPRNHGITMVMDKGLSVEEVRNFMSVTHPHVDVVKLGFGTSYVTPNLKEKLEVYRSFDMPIYFGGTLFEAFLIRNQFEDYISVCKEFGVSYMEVSDGSINIPHAEKCGYIEKLAKLGVVLSEVGSKDAAHIIPPYKWIELMRAELEAGSTYVIAEAREAGNVGIYRGTGEVREGLVQEILTQIPEEKIIWEAPQKAQQLYFLELIGCNVNLGNIPPNEVIPLEAMRIGLRGDTFHLYLNKDAG